A region of the Parasteatoda tepidariorum isolate YZ-2023 chromosome 7, CAS_Ptep_4.0, whole genome shotgun sequence genome:
agaaattctgaaagttttagaaaaaaattttattatttaaaaatataaactttaaaccctaacttttccttgtgagataataaccctcaaaaagtctttcattttcaagaacacaaaaatttgttttatcgccaaatgaaatattttttggtgatcagcattattgaaatcaatttctatattaattaacatttgtgataaagtacataacattttagaacaaaataaggatgttttacatacaataaattaaaatgcatggctgttagcattacccgagaaataccacgtggaggtcgccatgctgcatttctaatcggggagttttgattttggcagttccccttgcctactgccaatagaagtttcaattaaattttttccaaaaaacatttttttctgcaaagctctaagaaattaacactaagcatttagaatttctttgaaaacacaattatagatTTGGCATCTTGGAGCAAATACTGAAAGGCTGTCAAATGACTTAACTCTTGACAGGACAACATAAAGTTGTCCATGACTAAAAACTTGCTTAGTCAatactaaactgattttccCAAAAGTCTGACCTTGTGACTTATTTATAGTCATGGAGAAGGCCAGCCTAATAAGAAATCGCTTTCTGTTAAAAGAAAACGGCATGTTGTTATCAGAGCGGATTACTGGTATTCTCGGAATGAAAAATGTACCTGATTCATCATCTTCAATCAGTTTAGCTTCAATTAAATTACGCTGCAAGTTTGCAACAATTAATCTAGTGCCATTACCGAGTCCTTTAGATGGCATTAAATTTCTCAGTAACATTATTATGGCAcctttaatctttaatttgtgAGGAGGCATTCCTGTAGGAGTGATggtgttcaaaaattaatttttccatcgTGGCAGCATTTCGTATATTTGCCCgaagaatttctttctttggCCCAGAAGTAAGCaagccttttaaagcattctcacttcaattaattaattaattcctaattgagtttaaattaaatattgtcatgtttttagggcatgaatctgaattgagcAACCTGacaatgctcactctggttattgtttccgtttttaaaagcgttatatgttgagccacctcatgtgacatttgccatgtgacatttttagcagcaatcattggtgcATTTTCTAACgctgccattcggggagttgtaatgaggcttttttttggcgccgtgtaagagaaatatatatatagatttcaaTTCTGTCTTTAGATTTTCTGTTGCGCAAATTAAAAAACTGGAAAGACGCAAAAGTGATCAACTATTTGACAAATCAGTTAACGGGAgatgaaaggaaataaaaatagtcttgaataacagaaattaaaataacttgatctgaaaataaactttttcaacgccgaaaaataagttttttcaggGAAACTAGTTAGTTATtccagcaaaattttaaaattgtttataaagttttttgaaagatgGCGCTACTAACTGAGgaaattaactttataattgtTTACAGTTAGATattgttttacagtttttatagTCAGTAGCGACATCTgcttaatagtttttgaaacgAATTTCCGAACTTTACTAGGAAATACACCTTTGTTTCCTAAGGAGAACGTTCTTGTTTAATAACTGTGTTAAGTGTCATTTAACATGATGCTGCTTCTCGAAGCCAACTCTTGCTAGTCAAAATTTACTTCAATCTGGAGATTCTCTCCGATACTTGGTACCgtaaaaatttcttctcaatATCTGTATTAAAACTCTACAGTATTGAtgtagttttaatgttttaatagttaccaaatatagtaatatattaGTAATAAAGGCCAATCATGCCTAATTAACTTTGGTAATAGGCACTACTAGCATTAAAATTGgtacaattttaattgttaccAATTATGCTAAGATAAATACACtatattagcaataaaattggtaaaattttaattgttaccaaatatgctaatataagTACGCCATATTAGCAGTAAATTGTAACTATATTAGTCTATTTGGTAACAATAAGAATTTTACCAATTACAATAATACCAGTAGTGCCTATTACCATAAttcattgatttcaataatCGCATAACGATTTATTACgattcaacaaaattaattagcaccatttttcatttattttgcctTATAGTCTCTATAGtgcgtaatttatttttatttcagatagtaactattaccaaaattaagaaaaaatagtaaggctactttttattttctttaaactaattaGCACCATTTccctattaattttgctttttaatattgctaCAATCATATTTTAGCTTATATTTTTGCTGCAATTGGtaactattaccaaaattaattaggCATTATTGGCATTCATAATTGTGTAGCGAATTTTCGCTCTTCTTTTAAATACCTTTGAGTCATttctttatcaatttatatttttaatatagatcttattttttttattccaattaaaaatgcatcaaaGATGATTGACGTCAATAATTGCTAGGTTGCGATTTTTTACGTTGCTCCTCGACAAGTTAGTATTActtctccattaattttatttttcaattcataaagtagtgttttttaatttccaactccgttgactttaaatttttagcttttaaagcataactgtaaacaaaataaacacgtcatttctgataaatttagaaa
Encoded here:
- the LOC139426090 gene encoding ATP-dependent DNA helicase PIF1-like, coding for MPPHKLKIKGAIIMLLRNLMPSKGLGNGTRLIVANLQRNLIEAKLIEDDESGTFFIPRIPVIRSDNNMPFSFNRKRFLIRLAFSMTINKSQGQTFGKISLVLTKQVFSHGQLYVVLSRVKSFDSLSVFAPRCQIYNCVFKEILNA